The Alphaproteobacteria bacterium DNA segment CCGACTCGAACAGTACTTTCAGATCATCCTCGGAAAAACCGGTGCGCTCGGCCAATTTGGCCGATACGAACCCATGCGCCCGGTATAAACCGTAAGGCACAATGTGCTTGCGGCCCATGGTGCGGTTATCCGTGCGGTCATTTTCGTCACCGCCTTGCTGGCGTTCGGCTTTTTCCTTCTCATTGGTTGCAGCCATGCGCGTGATGGAGATTTCTTGGGGCACAATCGGCTCAACAGACTGCGCAAAGGACAGTTGCACAGGCCCGCGCACTTGCCCACAGTTAATCCCCGTACTCATCACGGCACCGAAGCTGCGTACATCAAAGAAATTCTTGCACATAAAAAGCCGCAGTTCCTTGGCCTCTTGATCGTCCTTTGGATTCAGCTTTTTCTCTTTTTCTGCTTTATCGTCATTGGGACGCAATGCCTTATAGGCCTCACGATGCTTTTCGTTCAGGATCGAACCATCTTGAACATAGATATTGAAGCCCTGTTGATCGGCTCGCGCCATCTCAACATAATTACGCACCTTACGCTTTAGGCATACATCGGAAACAAGCCCATGGCCGGTTTCTGGATCCAGCCTTGGCATGTTCCCGGCATCTGGGTCGCCGTTGGGATTCCCGTTGGTGACATCAAAAAGAACCACAAAGTCGTGGCGGTTGTTGAGATGGGTCATGGGGTTGGCTCCTTCATTGTTTCGTTAGGCTGCTTGGGTTTATAGAACTCGCTGTGCTGGTGGTAGTAGCCAAGAGCGAACAAGGCCTGTTCTCCGGCAGAGAGCGCTGTCGGATAGGGATCTTCTGCGGGTGACATCAGCGCGAATATCTCCGCAACCTGCTTTTCAAGATATATTTTGTGTCCTGGCGGCTTCTGCTTTCTAAGTTTGGCAAGATGTCTGGCCGATCCCTGATCCAGCAAAGCGAAGACTTTGCGTGGTTGCGCTGAAGCTGCGCTGTAGAACTTGTCTTTGACGGTTGCGTTGAGATTATCTCCAAGGGCTTCCGACTGAATACGCTCATAGAACGCGAACAGCCGTCCCAGCAGATAACCTTTGTTTCTGTTGTCGGGATCAAGTGCCACAGGGGCCTCCTTTGATTTGAAGTTACGCACAAGAACAGCCTTGAGCATTGCGATGCGCCGCGTGTTGATTTCCTTATCCGCACGGATGCGCATCAGCACATTTGTTAGAAGAGCCATGGGGTAGGCCGTCCCCGTCAGAATGGACCGCATCCACTCTCCCGCAATATGCGGTGGCACATTTTTCGACTTTCGCTGCACCGCCAATTCCAAAAGATAGTGCCACAAACTGGAAACGTCATTCCGGCCCGATGGCTCAATGCGCATATCCGCCAGGAACTTTTGATAGTTTTCAACAAGCGTGCCGAAATCATCCTCAAACCAATATCGGATGGATATACGGGCCGCATTGGGTGCCAGACCGAGAACGAAAAACCGCACACCTTCGCTTAGCTCTGGTGCTGTTTCAGTCAGGGGCTTGCCCTGCCGAATGTTTTCCAAAATGGGCTTGATTTCATCTCTAGCCACGACGGCTGTATCCACCTCAAACAAAGATGCCGCCACGTCTTCAGCCTCTTCCGCTACTTTCGCGTTCGAGGCATCGGCCCAAAATACGGTGGAAGCATCCCCGATCTGGATACGGTTATGACTGCCTTTTTCTAGATACTTGTTCAGTGCCGTTGTATAGGCAAAGGTCGCCGCTTCGGAAATGGGGGCATTGTCGCCCTTTTGATGGCCGTAGGATTTGAAGGCGTCCTCGTTGAAACATACAATCGAGCCGCCAGATGATTGGCCACCCCACACACCTTTGATGCTCGGGTGCAATCGGGCGATCGAGCCTTTTTCGCCCGACACCAGACACACCGCCTTTGTCTTATCTCCTTCAGATAACAGTTTCGCCCATGCTTGCCGCGCCGCCGGGTGGTCATGCAGGTAGATTTCGGATAATCTGTCGTTCTCTAAAGTAAAAACGATATTTTGGTCCAGCATGGCGCTTTTAAGATCATCTGGCCAATCGGCCTGCTGGAATCTCTCGGGCGTCCATTGTCGCAAGAACGCGCATAAAGCCTGAAGCCCTTCGTCGCCAGAGTTCTTCAATGCCTCCATATGGAAATCCGTAAAAGCCTGATGCTCGGCCTTGGACCGCTTGTCTTCCTTCGCCGTCACTCCCAAAACATAAGATGTTTTATCCCACAGAAACTTCGGCTTGATTCCAGAGGCACTTTTGTAGGGCTGGGGAACATACATAAATCGGGGAACCGGCTTCTTGCCTGATTGATCGCGAAGATCGCGCGGCGCACTTGCCATCGAACCGTCCGGATTCAAGGAAATGACAAAACTGACTTTCTCGTTGGAATATCCAAAGACGGGCACCTGATGATGGATGGCCAGTCTTTCATAAGCCCGGTTCAGTGAAGCCAGAATAGTCATCGGCAAATCTCCGACGAATTGGGTGCCGGAACCCTTACCACGCCCGCATCCAGCTTGGCCCGGAAGAACATGGAGGCGCGATCCCCGGCATGATTGATATCCCACAGCATAAAGCCAAGGTCGCGGGTCTCGCTGATCGCTGGCGGAATGGAGTCCTCGGGCTCTAGCAGGGAAAACCGTGCTGGAAATTCGCGCGTTCCCAAACAGGGTTGATGAAAACATTGGCCCTTGCGCGCGCGGCGATGAAAGATATCCAGATGTTTGCCGGGCGTATCTTCCGCGCCTTTGCTCGACGTAAAATCGAAATGCGCCTCGATGACATAGGCAACATCAACAAGGAGAGTCGAAGCGCGTTGCTGACGATCCTCATCGACAGCAAGATGTAGCCCTTCCAGACTGCCGCGTTTCATGGCCGTCTTGACCTTGCCTTCTTGAATTTTATGCCCCACTTCATTGCGGCGAATGGATTGGAAACGGATGGGCCTTAGCACATGAATGGCGTCAATCACCCAAGTGATGGCAGGTTTCCAGTGAATGGCCTCCAAAATCCCCCGCGCGGCTGAAGGAGTCATCACGTCATAAGATACGCGCTCCACCTTCATCTCGGGCCGCGTGAACAAGGCGCGATCACCACTGACGTGAAGCCTGATACCTTGGGTCATGGTCCGTCTCCCTAAAAGATCGTCTCGTTCAACACATCGGCATCTTCCCATATCAAGCCGATTTCCGGCTGATACAGGCTGGCATCTGTCAGCACCGCGAACTGAGTGCCCCAT contains these protein-coding regions:
- the cas7c gene encoding type I-C CRISPR-associated protein Cas7/Csd2, translating into MTHLNNRHDFVVLFDVTNGNPNGDPDAGNMPRLDPETGHGLVSDVCLKRKVRNYVEMARADQQGFNIYVQDGSILNEKHREAYKALRPNDDKAEKEKKLNPKDDQEAKELRLFMCKNFFDVRSFGAVMSTGINCGQVRGPVQLSFAQSVEPIVPQEISITRMAATNEKEKAERQQGGDENDRTDNRTMGRKHIVPYGLYRAHGFVSAKLAERTGFSEDDLKVLFESVENMFEHDRSAARGEMCVRKLIVFKHDCALGNAPAHTLFDRVHVGRNVGGALRAIGDSGLDHQPPARSYGDYKVEIDKTNMPEGVTIIERI
- the cas8c gene encoding type I-C CRISPR-associated protein Cas8c/Csd1, whose translation is MTILASLNRAYERLAIHHQVPVFGYSNEKVSFVISLNPDGSMASAPRDLRDQSGKKPVPRFMYVPQPYKSASGIKPKFLWDKTSYVLGVTAKEDKRSKAEHQAFTDFHMEALKNSGDEGLQALCAFLRQWTPERFQQADWPDDLKSAMLDQNIVFTLENDRLSEIYLHDHPAARQAWAKLLSEGDKTKAVCLVSGEKGSIARLHPSIKGVWGGQSSGGSIVCFNEDAFKSYGHQKGDNAPISEAATFAYTTALNKYLEKGSHNRIQIGDASTVFWADASNAKVAEEAEDVAASLFEVDTAVVARDEIKPILENIRQGKPLTETAPELSEGVRFFVLGLAPNAARISIRYWFEDDFGTLVENYQKFLADMRIEPSGRNDVSSLWHYLLELAVQRKSKNVPPHIAGEWMRSILTGTAYPMALLTNVLMRIRADKEINTRRIAMLKAVLVRNFKSKEAPVALDPDNRNKGYLLGRLFAFYERIQSEALGDNLNATVKDKFYSAASAQPRKVFALLDQGSARHLAKLRKQKPPGHKIYLEKQVAEIFALMSPAEDPYPTALSAGEQALFALGYYHQHSEFYKPKQPNETMKEPTP
- the cas5c gene encoding type I-C CRISPR-associated protein Cas5, whose amino-acid sequence is MTQGIRLHVSGDRALFTRPEMKVERVSYDVMTPSAARGILEAIHWKPAITWVIDAIHVLRPIRFQSIRRNEVGHKIQEGKVKTAMKRGSLEGLHLAVDEDRQQRASTLLVDVAYVIEAHFDFTSSKGAEDTPGKHLDIFHRRARKGQCFHQPCLGTREFPARFSLLEPEDSIPPAISETRDLGFMLWDINHAGDRASMFFRAKLDAGVVRVPAPNSSEICR